Part of the Haliotis asinina isolate JCU_RB_2024 chromosome 8, JCU_Hal_asi_v2, whole genome shotgun sequence genome is shown below.
TTGTCACGGTCGTAAGAGTGTCATGCTTGCTCAATACTAACGTTTACACAAGGCGTCAACTTTGCAAGACCACTATGTTCTTCAATTGCATACAATCTTGCACTCAATTAATCACCCTCTTCAATTCTGCagttctttctttctttattgaCGATATGTATTTTCACACTCGCTGATCACGCACAGTTTCTTAATTCATACTTAAGCCGTTCCATGATTTGCTGAAAGCAAGATATGTCTATACACTATCCGAGTCTGTACAGGTTGGAAAAGTAAGCTCAGGTAAAATTACCAAACTGAAATGTTGCTCAACTCACACGATTCCTTCTCTCATAGGGAGCGTGACCTATCAAGCCATTATATTCCGACTGTTGTTTGTTAGGTATAATTGGCTACAACGCAGATGATGCTGCAGAGTTTGACACCCCGCAACCCTTCTCCAAAGAAAAGATTTCATTTATCAACATTTCACTAGGGAATCCCTTTCAACTCTCTCAAGGCGGTGAGTATCTGGAGCAATCGTGGTTCACATCGGGCGGTCAGGAAGGATATTTCAGTCTCGTTAACACCTGGTATAATTCCTTTATGATACGAATGATTGATACCGTGATACCGTgaatatactggacaaacatagttagggatatatgtgaattctgaaattgtgaataatgatgtatCTATTCATTGACatgctgataaaatatcagtcataaaaataccattaTCCCCAACTTTTTGTACAGTATACATggttaaatgaaaatatgaataatattaaaATTGTATTCGCTTCATCATTCACATTCTAAGAaacttgagaggcatttagaagttggaacaTTAAGGAAAgatatgaaaacaatatatggatgaataacttctttattacagtgaAAATGACATTACGATGTAGGTTCTAACATCGTTATCTATAGTAAAGAGGTTGTTATCCCACACAATGTTATCGCGTTATGTTATGATATTCTGATAGATGGTTATTAATTTACAGTCACAAAGCGTTTGATACAAGAACAGAATGTGCTTATAGTCCGTGAGAACATGTGCAACAAAATAGCGTTCAGTTTTAAAGAACAACGACTGAAAAGGCCGATAGTATGTTTCCGGTCACGTTCCCAAGCTCTGCCGTCAACGCCAAACTACTATCTCCCGATACAGGACTTTGGATCCAGCATCTGTCAGTTGTTGAATCAGCTTCAGTGGTCACAGGTTCACATATTTGCAGAGGATAATGATGGTGCGTATCGGACAATGTTATTGTCTTATTGACAATGTTATagttttattatcaataacaCATTTTGGTCAGGAACCTGTAAAGATTTGGTTTggtcttcaacaatccatgtttgtcggaagaggcaactaacgggatcgggttcgCTGATGTGATTGACAAATCTGAATTACTCAGATCGATTcccatgttattgatcactggatcgtctggtccagaatcgattttTTGCAGTGACACCACATAGgagaaatattgctgtgtgtggcgataaacaaaacacaaacaggacTTTTTTTTGCAAAATAGTAACGTTACCTCGGATATTTCAGCTATTCCTTTGCATACCGAAACATGAATCTCATTAACCTATTTAGACAATGACATAcgtttcagccgatccgaattttctcgtgtgaaaatAGACTCCACAAataactctggttacactgaattccaattccttgtgtcataagaaaatgttatttacaaatgaattttatttttatattttagcatcaccgtatttctatattttatgtcgagATTTAGGCAGAATAccttaactaagaaatcacagactgccccTTTTTGATGacgtcgtaaaatgattcaaaatACATCTAGTTTACTGGTTACACTTCTTATGTGTTTGTTGCGCATATTCAATGTAGTTCTGCAACGCACAATATGACTGATATAATGTCACTTCCGTACCAGACCGTCAAATGTTTCTAggggcagagcctcgttttcatactgattaatatttatgaaatgagTTCCAGTATACAGGAGCCCAGCAAACAGGAAAAGAGGCTGTTCTGTAATCTGTGTTTTGACTTGTTTACGTTCCTAATGGTGACAGTAGATTTCGTGCAGCATTTCAGGATAGGAAACGTTTCAACCATGATCCAATTGAATAAAACTGTTTGAAAACTCTCAGTATTCAGTAATTCTTGTGTTCAGTTCTTTAACCATATAATAATCAAATAACTGTTTGCTTTTACACAAATAGCGTCATGGGGTTTAACAACAGTCTTGAAAGCAAATGGGATAACAAGTTCCTCAACCCTGTTCAACTCGTCCAGCAGCCAAGAACTCCAGACTATGTTATGGAGAGTATTACGAAGTATGTTACCTTGGCACATAATGGTACTGGGCAGGCAAGAGGCGGTGCGGCATCTTCTTGAAGAGGTACTGTAGGCCAGAGATCAAGCCGAAAACATGCTACTGTCTCAGTTGAAAAGATgttagcagtattcaagcaatattacgacggagacaccagaaatggccttcacacattgttgaaTGGTCTTCGGCACtccgagcgaacgctttaaccaacagACTACTCCGAAACGTCCCTCATGCTGGAAAGACGCTTCTGTTCATTGTGGAACAGATTTGGCATCGGCTGTTTTCCAGCGTGAACTGCATTGGCTCTTGTGAACTGCCAATGCATTAATAATGTCATCGTCTTTGGGATGGtcgggtagcctggtggttaaagcgttcgttcagtGAACCACATGGTGtccccatgatattgctggaatatggctaaaaggggcgtaaaaccatacccactcccTCAAGTTACTCGTCTTGTCTGGTCAAGGTCGCATATTATCGTGTGCCTTGTTTAATATACTTTGTTACATCAAAATCATAACGCTGGTTTCTTCACTTAAACCCGGAGTTGACACATATGACCGCATTTTCAGTTTGTCTGTCAATTCTGTAGACTGACAGTTTGTAAAGTCTCTATCGTGACAGAGGAATGCGTTATGACGTTCCCTACAGAGCACACAttcaaaatttaaaatgacTGCATACACCATAAACCAATATCTTCAACGCCCATCTCCTTTTAATGTGCCGATTGGGCTCAGTTTAAAGCTGCCTTTAGTAATATATTTCACTGTGGTGGATACCAGACAGacacgagtgaacgctttagccaATGAGCTCACCAACCGCCCCTTCTCAAAAGTAGTTCTAACTGACTGTAAAGCCGACTATCGGACACAACGGCTCGTGTTAAATTTGAGAGTGCAAAACAAAATTAACGTTTGATATGGTTTACATCCAAAATATTCCCAGCTCAAAATGGTTTACATATAAACATGCTGAAAACTGCATCGATGTTGTAATAGAGGATGTATATGAGATGAATTTGGGTGTTTAGCATCTGTATATCGGGTATATATAGGGGCAAACATGAGTAAAGATCGGCCCGATCGAGCATCAGGTGAGTGAATGACATCTATATGAAAAAAATAGGAACAACTGTGAAATATATCAGTATACGGTAAGACTTGTCTTGCAGTACCCTACACTTACCACTTCACGCCTACACAGCACTGTTattaatatactggacaaaataagtcaaggatattggtatttttatgactgatgttttatcagtatgtaaaggaataaatatattcataattcaTAAAGTACACTGATATATGTCCAGTATACAATAGAATTGCGCTTGCGCAGGTGCACActcgcacatacacacacgtacacacgcacgTACGTACATTCACACGCACATGCTCAGTGTAACAACCAGACAAACAATTGTTTGTATATTGTGTTCTTTCCCTTGAAACTCTGGCAATACTCTGGGTTACTCCAGGCTGATCAGTTTGATGTACGTCATGGACGTCAAACCGACCTGCGATCCTCGTCCTCTTGGTTGATCCTGATACTAGAAAACGATCTGGAGGTGTTCCCGAACAACAGCTGGCTCGACAACGTTGCCGTCATGACAATGCCCGTTGTTGACATCCAACGCTTGATGAAGGTATATGAAGGACAAGCTTGCCTCTAAAACcctgacatttatattttgtatatggTATCCTCATTAAGTAATGCCTCTGGCGTAAAAGGGTCATATGAATCAAATGTCTTGATATAGAGCTCTATAAGTGTTGTAATTAGCATGTTTTTAGACTATCAACGTTATGGCATATTGCTGGGAATTCATCCATCGACTGACTACTTCACCATACCTGCTGACTGAGCTCTGTTAAGACTGATATTTGTCTTTTGATCCAAGATTAAACAACGTTAAAGCATAGATAAAAGCAATTCAATACGCCTCTCTAGCATACATTGATATTTCACGAAAGGCCAAACGTACTGGAACTTTGTTGTTATGAATAAACTGAAAAAGCCCCAACATGTTCAAGGTTTCACAGGAAAACGATAATGAGTCACCATCTATTTGTACCGCTATTAGTTCGGTTGCTGACATATTATTCTGTTTCACAGGTAACGTGCAatgcatatttttttcagaatccGTTTCAAGGCAGGATATATGAAGGCAATATATTTACGCTCATGTACAGAAAATATGGCCGCGAGTTTGAACATGTTGGCAGATTTTATGTCAATAGAACTCTTGATGTAAACGACAACGTTTTTCCTAATACCAACTATGGATTGAACGGGAGGACTTTAGTAGCGTCAACACTTCGGGTAATCCATTTTTTGTTGCTACGTGTAGATGTCGTGTTGTTGCATATGATTTTCTCGTTTTTGTATGTGGTTTTCTTCAGTACGCGTTTTTCTTGCTGCTGTGAGTGAGGTTTTTTGCGTGTGGttttccttttgtatatggtcttCTAGTTTTTGGTGACTACGTTGATGTTGTTATGGTGTTCTTGTTGCATGCGGTTTTCGTGTTGCTATACGTCGTTTTCTATCTGTTCTATCTGGTTTTCTTGCTGTTTCGGTTTTTCTTATCTTTGTGTTTTTTGTATGTGGTTTCTTGTTCTTGTTTGTGGTTTTCTTGTTGTATGTGGTTTcttgttgttggtgatggttTCTTGTTGCTTTATGTGGTTCtcgtgttgtttgtgtgtttcgtgttgtttgtgtttttcgtgttgtttgttgttttcttgcTGTATGTGTTTTTTCCTGTTTGTGGTTgtcttgttgtttgttgttttcggtttttttttttttgtttttcttgttgtttgtgGTTTTTATTCTTATTGCTTGTGGTTTCTTATCGTTGTTTGTAGCTTTCTTCTTTTCTCGTGTGCTTTTCTTATTGTATATGGGTTTATGCTTTCtgaattttgttgtatttttattttgttcttgTACGTCTATAACTTGGTGCATGTGGCTTTCTTGTTATTTGTGGTTTTCCTGCTGTAGGTGGTTTTCTTGCTGTCTGTGGTTTTCGTCTTGATGTTTGTGGGTTTCATGTGGTTGTGCGTGCGTTTCTACctattgtgttgttgttttgttcatcttggttcttttaaacatttgttttgctGTGTGGAATCTTCTAGTTGTTGGATATGTTTTTTTGCTGTTGTACGTGGTTGTCCTTCTTGTTTGTAGTTTTCTTGGCTTGTTTGTGGTTTCCTTGTTGTATGTATTTTGCTTGTTGTATGTGAGTTATTTGCTTTATTGTTTGTCGGTGGTTTTGGCCTTGCACGTGTATTTCTTGTGCTTGTATGtggttttcttgttgttgtatGTGTTTTTCGTGTTGTTCTTCGTGCTGTGGTTCGTGTTGAGAATATTTGGACTTAAAGGTTTCCCATAAAGTGTCATGCTAATCCACATATTTGAAGACAATAAGCACATAATGATTAATGGTGTGACtatacatttgtttttgtttcagtggCCCCCCTACACGTACATTCGAAATGTGTCAGGCAAGATCGTGTTTGAAGGAATATGTATCGACATACTAAAGGAACTCTCCGTCTTAATGAACTTTACGTATGCCGATTCTATATTTTATATGCAGTAGATAGTCAATTTTGCCATTACACTTTTGTTTTGAAGCTGAAGGATTATACTGATGGTATCATTTATTGATAACGTCTCCAGTTATCTTTATGTTGGTGGAATAAGGGCATTAAATTTTATCCATCATGATTCTCATCACTTGTTGTGATAGGATAAATCAATAGTAAGTCCAAAATAACAGATCGATCAACAGGATGTGTGATTTTCATTTCTACAGGTTGTGCAGTATCATTTCTGATGTGTATCAGGCGCTCCAATTGTTGACAAATGCATTATGATGTCGTTCGtatatattacaaatatatttcaattcaatattttagttttaagCTAATGTTTCCTCCGGATATGGAATGGGGAGTACAAAAGAGCGATAACACGTGGACAGGACTTGTGGGGCAACTTGAAAGGAAGGTATGTTATAGAGGTAAATACATATCCATTGCTGCTTGTTATAGGATTTCAAAGAACATCGTAAGACACTCGCTCATTAGGTGCTCAAGGTTACAGCGTTGAAGGTATTAGTAAAGCTGGGACTGTTTTGTTAGTTATTTTTAGAAGTCTGAATGATGTCATTAGTTGTCGTTATTATGTAATCAATTACTCAACCTGTATCCATGGTGTTGTATGTCGACTTCATATGTTTGGTCGTGTTCTTCAGGAGATTGATATGACCGTAGCAGCTCTTGCCCAGACGTACGAGAGACAGCAAGTAATGGAGTTCAGTTACTCAATAGGTTTTGACATAGGGGCCGCCGTGTACCGTATACCAGACCCAGAAAATTCAAGTTGGCAGCTCTACCTGAAACCCTTGTCGTTATATACCCATCTTTGTCTTGGCATCACCTTCCTGCTGATGGTTCTAGTTTTGTGCACAACGAGGTACAGTCACAAGGTCACTGAAGGCGGAAGAGGGGATGCATCCGACACCTGGCTCATTGTGTTTGGATTGATGATACGCCAAAGTGAGACAATGACCAGAATTAATGACAATCATTTTTCAGGCAACGGGATTAATGTTATGGTTGTGTCAATTACGAAAACGTAAGGGTTAACTTCTTGAATGCAAGCTTAGTTCTTTATGGAAAGGTGGACGTCGAGATAACTAATAGTTTAAGCGAGAGCTCGCCATGCTTAAGGTGCGCGTTCGATCCCCCACATGTCTCCGTTGTGAgtttgctagaatattgataaacACAGTctaaatcatactcactcactcaccctgaatATAGCAGCCAAAAATATTTACGATATGTCCACTGAACAATGGTTATTTTGttatagcatgagcattgattacATTTTGGAAATATCTGTAGGACAGGTTTCCATTTTATATACCCATTCCTTCTCTAGACACTTGAGAAAATATATAGATTCTGAAGAGGGTTTGCTCCTTTATTCCAGATCATTAAGAATGaaagttttatgttttgtttcaggtcCATATGTAAATCAAATGGGAGCCTCAAGTAACATCCTATTCAGTTTTATCTGTGTGTTCGGCATGCTATCAAGTGCCATATACAGCAGCAATATGATAGCCTTCTTTACAGTTTCAAAAGTAGTGCTACCTTTCACAACCTTCGAGGAAATGGTACACCAAGACACTTACACGTGGGGTACTCTCGGTGGATCTCTGTGGAGCGACTCCTTTGAGGTACGTACTGTGCTTTTACACTTCCTTACTATCGTCCTGTTCTTACTTCCTATAACTTCTCAAAGATCTTGTCACTGATTATACCATAGATAATCGGTTTTAGTCGATTACAAAGATTCGTACAGTGATACTCAATTTGAATAGCTGATTTATTATGGAGATGACTGAATAGCATTATCACGATTGAATGTATGTGTTAGTAATAGCTCGCACTCAGATCTGCTTGGTGACAAATATGCACACTAGTTACAGCTTCTTTTAGAACTAACAGGGCCGATGGGACTAGACTGGAGTTTAGGGTGATCGCTCGACACGCTAAAACACAAGGGTTCATTTCTCCACGTTGGTCAACTGCGCCAGGATTATTTGTAGTCTTCCCCGATGCGATGATGGTTGAAAATTGCCAAAAGaggcgttaaaccatactcactcattcaaaggCAATAGCAATGACTTTTATTGGTTCTTGTTGTTAAACCCTGCACCCAGCGGAATGATTGAACAGGACATCGCGTGACTGACATCAAGAGCATAGGCTCTGGCAACTGTGAAAGATGAGAAGCTATCAACCCATCCCCCAAACCTGAACACCCAATCCATGCAAGTGCTCATAGGCAAGGGTTGCTTCTTATGTTTGAGTCTAACATCCCCATCTCACAGGCAGCACTGTTGCCGTTAAGCTATTTTCGGATCTGGGATAGCGACAATCATTAGGACCAAGGCGGCTACAACGGTTCACTGGCTAAGTGTGTATTAAAACCAACCATAGTCCAGGCAGAAAAACATTTGACTTGGAACAAATTGCAACAGATTGTAGTTTCCCCACAGTGCATTTCTATGCGATTCTTAGAACACAATACCAAAGGAATCCAAGCCTGGATAATTTGTTAAAATTGCCGGCTAATATAGGCAAGTTATCATACCGCTGCTTTCGAAGGACACTTTTCAATGAGT
Proteins encoded:
- the LOC137295387 gene encoding glutamate receptor ionotropic, delta-2-like: MNFTFKLMFPPDMEWGVQKSDNTWTGLVGQLERKEIDMTVAALAQTYERQQVMEFSYSIGFDIGAAVYRIPDPENSSWQLYLKPLSLYTHLCLGITFLLMVLVLCTTRYSHKVTEGGRGDASDTWLIVFGLMIRQSPYVNQMGASSNILFSFICVFGMLSSAIYSSNMIAFFTVSKVVLPFTTFEEMVHQDTYTWGTLGGSLWSDSFEISKAPIHKQFWQGVVNLNKTDPDVLHASELVHKKKVIAGKYVFVVETDILETWIQDDCSLKLIPGVAFPMRYSLGLPLHSPYKGIISDWLLTFSERGLFDVWRRKWMPKNNSCSMQHTMKGKTVTVSDLQSSFYILGIGSCIATVSLMFETCFSKQQRSRQEHKSEG